The DNA segment GTGCTGGTTGACGCCGCCCCGCTGCCCTAGCCACAGCCCTGGCGCCTGCGCTTTCGCCGCTCTTTTTTCCTTCAACCCTGAATCCCTCAACCCGGAAGGCCTTGCCATGTCCCATCGCAATTACCTGGAAGTTCTGACCCCGCAAAACAGCCAGCTCATCTTCATCGATCAGCAGCCGCAAATGGCATTTGGTGTGCAGTCCATCGACCGCCAGACGCTGAAAAACAATGTGGTGGGCCTGGCCAAGGCGGCCAAGGTGTTCCATATTCCCGTGACCCTCACCACGGTGGAGACAGAAAGCTTCTCCGGCCACACCTATCCGGAGCTGCTGAGCGTGTTCCCCGACCACCCGCTGCTCGAGCGCAGCTCCATGAATTCCTGGGACGACCAGAATGTGCGCGATGCACTGGCCGCCAATGTGGCCAAGGGGCACAAGAAAATCATCGTCTCGGGCCTGTGGACCGAGGTCTGCAACAACACCTTTGCGCTGTCGGCCATGCACGATGCGGGCTACGAGATCTACATGGTGGCCGATGCGTCGGGCGGCACGTCGCTGGATGCACACAACTACGCCATGCAGCGCATGGTGCAAGCGGGTGTGGTGCCCGTGACCTGGCAGCAGGTGCTGCTGGAGTGGCAGCGTGACTGGGCCAAGCGTGACACCTACAACGCCGTGATGGACATCGTGCGCGAACACTCCGGGGCGTACGGCATGGGTGTGGATTATTGCTACACCATGGTGCACAAGGCGCCGGAGCGCGTGCAGCATGGCGGCACCATCGGCCCCAACCCCGCACAGTCCTGAGCCCGCAGCGGTTGCTGCGCTACCACCATCTCCGCCTGCTCCCTGCACCCTCCAGGGGGCAGGACACCGATTCCCATCCGCACCGGCCCGGGCTGGGTGCAGGGAGGTCCTTCCATGAAACTCTATGTGCTCTCGCTGGCAGCAGGTCTGCTGGTCGGTGTGGTCTACAGCCTGCTCCAGGTCCGCTCGCCTGCACCGCCCTTGGTGGCCCTGGTCGGTCTGCTGGGGATTTTGCTGGGCGAGCAGATCGTGCCCATAGGCAAGCAACTGCTGGCGGGCACGGCGTTCGGTACGGCATGCACCGCATGCCAGGCCGATGACCATGTCCTGGGGCAGCTGCCCGGTAAAAGCCGACCGACGGCCACGGCCACACCGCACGACGCCCACCCAGATTCCTGATCCATTCCCTTTCATGCCCACGCGCCGCACAGTCATCACCTCCGCAGCAGGCCTGGCGGCAGGCGGTATGCTGGGTTGTCGTTCGCTCCCCCATTCTTCGCAAGGACCCGCCATGCCCCACAGCCCCCCCGACGTCATCTTTCACAGCGGGCGGATCACCACGCTGAACAAGGGCCAGCCCGTTGCCCAGGCCGTGGCCGTCAAGGATGGCAAGTTCACCGCGGTGGGCACGGATGCCGAAGTGCTGGCCCTGGCAGGCAGTGGCACGCGCAAGATCGACCTGCAGCAACGCAGCGTGCTGCCCGGGCTTTGCGACAACCACACGCATGTAATCCGTGGCGGCCTGAACTACAACCTGGAGCTGCGCTGGGACGGCGTGCGTTCGCTGGCCGATGCCATGGCCATGCTCAAGGCCCAGGTCGCCAACACGCCCGCGCCGCAATGGGTGCGGGTGGTCGGCGGTTTCACCGAGCACCAGTTTGCAGAAAAACGTTTGCCTACGCTGGCGGAAATCAATGCGGTGGCCCCCGACACGCCGGTGTTTCTGCTGCACCTGTATGACCGCGCGCTGCTGAACGCTGCCGCATTGCGTGCCGTGGGCTACACCCGGGACACGCCCGAGCCCCCGGGCGGCGAAATCGTGCGCGACGCCAACGGCAACCCCCTGGGTCTGCTGCTGGCCAAACCCAATGCCACCATCCTCTACAGCACGCTGGCGCTGGGGCCCAAGCTGCCGTTCGACTACCAGCTCAACTCCACGCGCCACTTCATGCGCGAGCTGAACCGTCTGGGTGTGACAGGGGTGATCGATGCCGGAGGGGGCTCGCAGAACTACCCCGACGATTACCGCGTCATCGAACAGCTCGACAAGGACGGTCTGATCACCGTGCGCCTGGCCTACAACCTGTTCACGCAGAAGCCCAAGAAAGAGAAAGAGGACTTTTTGCAGTGGACGCAGAGCGTTCGCTACAAGCAGGGCAACGACTACTTCCGCCACAACGGTGCGGGCGAAATGCTGGTGTATTCGGCCGCGGATTTTGAAGATTTCCGCCAGCCCCGGCCCGACATGCCGCCTAACATGGAAGGCGAGCTGGAAGAGGTGGTGCGCATCCTGGTGCAGAACCGCTGGCCGTGGCGCCTGCATGCCACCTATGACGAGACCATCAGCCGTGCGCTCGACGTGTTCGAGAAGGTGCACCAGGAGTCGCCGATCAACGGCCTGAACTGGTTCTTCGACCATGCCGAAACCATTTCGGACCGGTCCATAGACCGCATTGCGGCGCTGGGCGGTGGCGTTGCCGTGCAGCACCGCATGGCCTACCAGGGCGAATACTTCATCGAGCGCTACGGCGCCCGGGCCGCCGAAGCCACGCCGCCCATCAAGAAGATTCTGGAAAAAGGCGTCAAGGTGTCCGCCGGGACCGACGCGACGCGGGTGGCTTCGTACAACCCCTGGGTGTCGCTGTCGTGGATGGTCACCGGAAAGACGGTGGGCGGCACCCCGATGTACCCCCAGCGCAATCTGCTCGATCGCGAAACCGCCCTGCGCATGTGGACCGAGAACGTGGCCTGGTTCAGCAACGAGGTGGACCAGCGCGGCCGCATCCAGGTGGGCCATTTTGCGGACCTGATCGTGCCGGACAAGGATTACTTCCAGGTGGCGGAGGACGAGATTTCTTTCCTGGTGTCCGACATGACGGTGGTGGGCGGGCGTGTGGTGTATGGCGCGGGCAACTTCCAGCAGCACGATGACAACCCGGTTCCCCCGGCCATGCCCGACTGGTCGCCGGTGCGCCGCTATGGTGGGTTTGCGGCCTGGGGCGACCCGGAGGGCGCGGGCCAGAACTCACTGAACCCCGCGCGCTACCGCCAGATGGCCGCCGCCTGTGGCTGCGGCACCAGCTGCGGCATGCACGGGCACCAGCACGCGAATTCCTGGGCATCGGACGTACCCACCTCCGACCCCAAGAGCTTCTTCGGGGCGCTGGGGTGTTCCTGCTGGCTTTGACCAGATGTGCCGTGCCGGCGCTGGCCGGTGTCGGCTTCGGTTTTCTGCATGGCCCGCCGGGCCGGGAGGGGCGATGAACAGTTCGGGAACTTGCTGTGCCGATCCAGCTGCCCACCGGGTGGGGTCTGCGGAGAGCGGGCGGCACTTGGGGCTGCCATCGGTGCCGGCATCGACGTTTCAGGCACGCTCCGCGCCCACGCGCATGGCAGGCCGGGTGCTGCGGCCCGATGGCGCAGCCGCGGCGGGAGCGAAGCGCCTTGGTGCACTCCCTTCCTTTTATCCACATTCGGGTCTGGCGGGCGGCATGGTGCCGCCCACCGGGCTGCCTCTGCACACGCAACCATGAACGCTTCCATTTCTCCCAGCCCCACTCCGCCTGCGGCCAGTGACAGCAGCTTTGCACCGTTGCGGCAAAAGCTGTTTGCCGTGCTGTGGGTGGCCACCGTCATTGGCAACACCGGCAGCTTTGTGCGCGATGTGGCCAGCTCGTGGATCATGACCGACCTGTCGCCATCGCCTACGGCCGTGGCACTGGTGCAGGCGGCCGCGTCGGCCCCGGCGTTCCTGCTGGCGATTCCGGCCGGTGTGCTGTCTGACATTCTGGACCGCCGCAAGTTTCTGATCTGCATCCAGCTGCTGCTGGCCAGCGTCAGCATTGCGCTGATGACCTTGTCCGCGCTGGGCATGCAGACCGTGTTCTCGCTGGTGGCGTTCACGTTTCTGGGCGGCATTGGCGCGGCGCTGATGGGGCCGACCTGGCAGGCCATCGTGCCGGAGCTGGTGGGGAAGAAAGACCTGAAATCGGCGGTCGCACTGAACTCGCTGGGCATCAACATCTCGCGCGCCGTGGGCCCTGCGCTGGGGGGCATGGTGCTGGCGGGCCTGGGCGCTTCCGTCGCCTATGGCGTGGATGTCATCAGCTATGTGTTCGTGGTGGCCGCTCTGTTGTGGTGGCCGCGTCCCAAGTCCGGGCAGGACGACCTGACCGAGCGCTTTGCGGGTGCCTTCCGCGCGGGGTTGCGCTATGCCCGCGCCAGCCACGAGCTGCATGTCGTGCTGCTGCGCGCATTCCTGTTCTTTGCGCTGGCCAGTTCGGTCTGGGCGCTGCTGCCGCTGGTGGCGCGCCAGCTGCTGGGCGGCGGCGCAGGCTTTTACGGCATCTTGCTGGGGGCGGTCGGTGTGGGCGCCATCGGCGGTGCCTTTCTGTTGCCCAAGCTGCGCGCCCAGTTCTCGTCCGACGGCCTGCTGCTGCTATCGGCCTGTGTCACGGCGGCGGTCATGGCGTTCCTGTCCACCGGCCCTGCGCAATGGGCGGCAGCGGTCGCCTTGCTGTTGCTGGGCACCGCCTGGATCACGGCGCTGACCACGCTCAACGGCGTGGCACAGGCCATCCTGCCCAACTGGGTGCGTGGCCGCGCACTGGCCGTGTATCTGACGGTCTTCAACGGTGCCATGACTTTTGGCAGCCTGGCCTGGGGCTTTACGGCCAAGGCCATCGGCGTGCCCTACACCTTGCTGGCCGGTGCGGCCGGACTCCTCGTGATGGGCCTGGTTGCGCACCGCATCAAGCTGCCTCAAGGGGAGGCGGATCTTGTTCCGTCCAACCACTGGCCCGAGCCGCTGACAGAGGCCGAAGTGGACCACGACCGGGGGCCGGTGATGATACAGATCACCTACCATGTGGAGCATGCCCAGCAGGCCGCCTTCTTGAAGGCGCTGGCCCGGCTGTCTGCCGAGCGCCGCCGCGATGGCGCCTACGCCTGGGGCGTGGTGCAGGATGCCGCGGCGCACAACACCCTGGTCGAGTGGTTCCAGGTCGAGTCCTGGGCCGAGCACCTGCGCCAGCACCAGCGCGTCACGCACCACGATGCCGATGTCCAGGCCGATGTGCTGCAGTACCACAGCGGCAGTGAACCGCCGGTGGTCAAGCACTATCTTGCCATCAACCACCCTGCGCAGGGACGCATCTGACGGCCCAGGTGGCCGTGGTGCGCAAGGCCAGGCAGGGCGGCGGCGTCAGGCCTTGGGTGGACGGTGCAGCAGGCAGACCTTGTTGCCGTCCGGATCGCGCAGATAGGCCAGGTACATGGCGCCCTTGCCTTCACCGCGCCAGCCGGGCGGGTCTTCGCAGGTCACGCCACCCGCTGCAATGCCGGCAGCGTGGGCGGCGTTGGCCTGTTCAATGGATTCGGCGGCAAAGCCAAAGGTGCTGCCGTTGCCGATGGTCGCGGGCTCGCCATTGATGGGTTGGGACATGCTGAACGTGCCGCCCGCATGGCGCCAGAACAGGCGGTGGCGGTCCAGTACCCCGGGCTTGGCGCCCAGTGTGCCCAGCAGGGCGTCGTAGAACTTCTTGGCGGCATCCAGGTCGTTGGTACCGAGCATGATGTGGCTGAACATGGTGGTCTCCTTGGTTATGAGCAAGCCCGAATCCGGGCTTGATGCGCAATCAGCCAGCCATCGTAATGGGCTTTGCACCTGACAGGCGCTCGTTCCTGTCGCCTGGATTCCTCGCACGAAGCCCTTTCTCTTCGCCCTGGTTCCACGGGGCGAGCCGCTCCAGATGGGCTGACGCGTGTGATGGCAAGGCGGGCCAGGCCGCTCCCGCACCGCTCCACCACATCTGCAGCGCCCCTGCGTCACGGGCCTATGCAGGCCTCGCTGCCGAGCCAGTTCCGTGGCGGCTTTCAGGGCGTTGTGTCAGCCGCGTTCCACCGGGCGGCTGGTGTCGGAGCACCATTCGCTCCAGCTGCCGGCAAACAGCCGGGTGGGGGCGTAGCCGGCCACTTCCATGGCAATCAGATTGGGCAGGGCGCTGACGCCACTGCCGCACTGGTGGACCACGCTGGCGGGGTCGCGGCCTTGCAGCAGTTCGTCGAACTCGGCGCGCAGCAGGTCCTTGGGCTTGAAGCGGCCGTCGGCTGCGATATTGGTGGTGAACGGGCGGTTCAGTGCGCCGGGGATGTGGCCGGCCACCGGGTCCAGCGGTTCCACTTCGCCGCGGTAGCGGGCCGGGGCACGGGCGTCGATCACGGTTTGCACGGCGGGCTGGCCCAGGTCTCGCAGCACGTCGGCGGCCGTGCTCAGCGTGCGCAGCGGCGGGTGCAGCTCGAAATTGCTCTGGAAGCGGTTGGGCTCCTCCCCTTGGGCCACGGGCAGGCCTGCGGCTTGCCAGTGCTGGAGGCCGCCGTCCAGCACGGCCACGGCATCGTGGCCTGCCCACTTCAGCATCCACCACAGGCGGCCGCAGTAGTTGGCGCCGTTGCGGTCGTACACCACGGCCTGCATGCCGTTGGCAAAGCCCACACTGGACAGCCAGGTGGCAAAGCGTTCGCGGCTGGGAAGGGGGTGGCGGCCACCGGAGGCGGGCTTGCCGCTTTGCTCCACAGCCACATTGCCGTTGCGATCCGGCAGTCCGTGCTTGGCGCTGAGGGCCTGGTCCAGGTCCGCAAAAACGGCGCCGGGGATATGGGCTTGCAGATACTGCTGGCGGCCGGCGGCGGGCTGGGCCAGGTCGAAGCTGCAATCAAACACCATCAGCGGCTGGCCTTGGGCCTGCAGGGCCTGGAGCTGGGCGGTGGTGATGAGGGTGGTGTAGGTCATGGGCGGTGGCGCAGTGCAAACGACGATGCTGCATTGTGCGACAGCCCGCAGGCTTGGCGCTGTATCCGCTGGTGTGCAGCGGGGAAGGCGGGTTGGGGTCTCAGTGGTTGCTGGAGGGCATGTCGGTGCCCGGCGCCGAAGCCGGAGCAGGGGCCGGCTGTGTGGCCCCGCGGGCGCGGAAGATGGAGGCGGCAATGCCGCAGAAGGTGATCAGCACCATGCCGGTCCAGCCGGCGGTGCCCAGGTGGTCTCCGAACAAGAAGATGCTGTAGAGACTGGCGAACACAATGCCCGAGTACTGCAGATTGGCGGCCACCAGCGTGCCCTTGCGGGTCTTGGCGCTGGAGTAGGCCTTGGTCAGCGTGATCTGGCCGCCGGCGGCCAGCACGCCGATGGGCAGCAGCCACAAGGCCTGCTGCCAGCCCGGCCAGTCCGACACCCCCATGAAGACCATGCCGCCCAGGCCCATCAGCGCGGAGCCCAGGCCGAAGTAGAAGACGGTGCGGCTTTCCGGCTCGCCGATGCGGGCCAGGGCGCCCAGCTGCATATAGGCCAGGGCGGAAAGCAGACCGGAAGACAGGCCGATCAGCGCAGGAGCGGTCTGGTCCTTGGCGAAACTGGGTTGCAGCATCAGCACCACGCCGGCAAAGCCGATGGCGATGGTGATGACCAGCGGAATGTTCAGTGCCTGGCGCTGGCCCTGGTAGCTGGGGCGCAGCGTCCAGGCGGCGCCGGCCAGCATGATGACGGCAATCCACAGGCTGCTCATGTAGTTCAGCGTCATGGCGCTGGCCAGCGGGATCTGGGTGAGGGCGTAGAACCAGCAGCCCATGGAGGTGACACCCACGGCACTGCGCCAGACATGCATCAGCGGGTGCTTGGTCTTGAGGCTGACACCCTGCGAGGACGACAGCGCCCACAGGATGACCATGCCCATCAGGCCGCGGTAGAAGACGATCTCGGCGGTGTTGAAGCTGTCCGACGCATATTTGATGCACACCCCCATCGTCGAGAAGAGGAATGTACTCATCACCATCCACAGCACTTGCATTGGGTCCGCCAGTCAGAACGAAAAAAAGCTGCCTGCGCTGACAAATTCAGCGCAGGCAGCTTGGGAATGCTAGCAAAAAACTCAAGATCGCGGGACGTGCTCACCCATCGTGGATCGATACCACTCGTGGAAATGCTGCATGCCGTCTTCCATGGGGCTCTGGTAGGGACCCACTTCGTTGTCGCCGCGCGCCAGCAGGGCACGGCGGCCCGCGTCCATGCGTTCGCCAATCTCGTCGTCCTCGATGGCGGTTTCCATGTAGGCGGCTTTTTGCGCCTCGACGAATTCCGGCTCGAAGGCCGCGATTTCCTCGGGGTAGTAGAACTCGACCACGTTCATGGTCTGGGTCGGGCTGATGGGGTGCAGCGTCGAGACCGTGAGCACGTGCGGATACCACTCCACCATGATGTGAGGGTAGTAGGTCAGCCAGATGGCACCGCGCTCGGGCAACTGGCCGTTGCGGTACTGCAGCAGCACCTCATGCCACTTCTTGTACACGTCCGAGCCGGGGTTGCCGAAGCTAGGCGCCACGCCCACGGTCTGCACCGAGTATTCCTTGGCGAATTCCCACGTCAGATCGTCACAGGTGACGAAATTGCCCAGGCCGGGGTGGAAGGGGCCGACGTGGTAGTCCTCCAGATAGACTTCGATGAAGGTCTTCCAGTTGTAGTTGCACGTGTGCATTTCCACATGGCTGAGCACAAAGCCCTCGAAACTCAGCTGCTCCTTGAGCTGCATGCCCGCCAGATCGGCGTGCACGTCGCGGCCATTGGCCTCGAACAGCAGGCCGTTCCATTCCTGGAGCGGGTAGTTGTTCAGGTTCAGGCAGGGATCGTGGCTGAAATGGGGCGCGCCCAGCAGTTCGCCACCGGGGCTGTAGGTCCAGCGGTGCAGCGGGCAGACGATGTTGCCGCCAGCGTGTCCCTTGCCTTCTTCCAGCAGGTTGCCACGGCCCTTGAGCATGATGGCCTGGCGGTGGCGGCAGATGTTGGAGACCAGCTCGACCTTGCCGTTGGCATTGCGCACCAGGGCGCGGCCTTCGTTTTCCTGCGGCAGGGCGTAGTAGTCGCCCACATGGGGGACAGAGATGGCGTGGCCCACATAGCGTGGTCCTCGCTGGAAGATGGTTGCCATTTCGCGCTGGAACAGCGCTTCATCGAAATAGCTGGAAACTGGTAGTTGGCTGGCGGCCTGCTGCAGTTGAAGACTTAAATCAGACATGGGTGACCTGACCTAAAGACTCCCCACAGGGAGGGTGCGCGTGCGCACGCGATGAAAAGAAAAACCGGCCATGCGGCTGGCAGGAAGCGGACAACGCCTGGGCCGGAAAAGCTTCCGGAGGCTGGAGTCCGCCTGGCTGCACAGGCAGTGGGGCCGGTTCGACGGGAAT comes from the Comamonas terrigena NBRC 13299 genome and includes:
- a CDS encoding hydrolase — translated: MSHRNYLEVLTPQNSQLIFIDQQPQMAFGVQSIDRQTLKNNVVGLAKAAKVFHIPVTLTTVETESFSGHTYPELLSVFPDHPLLERSSMNSWDDQNVRDALAANVAKGHKKIIVSGLWTEVCNNTFALSAMHDAGYEIYMVADASGGTSLDAHNYAMQRMVQAGVVPVTWQQVLLEWQRDWAKRDTYNAVMDIVREHSGAYGMGVDYCYTMVHKAPERVQHGGTIGPNPAQS
- a CDS encoding XapX domain-containing protein: MKLYVLSLAAGLLVGVVYSLLQVRSPAPPLVALVGLLGILLGEQIVPIGKQLLAGTAFGTACTACQADDHVLGQLPGKSRPTATATPHDAHPDS
- a CDS encoding amidohydrolase, which codes for MPHSPPDVIFHSGRITTLNKGQPVAQAVAVKDGKFTAVGTDAEVLALAGSGTRKIDLQQRSVLPGLCDNHTHVIRGGLNYNLELRWDGVRSLADAMAMLKAQVANTPAPQWVRVVGGFTEHQFAEKRLPTLAEINAVAPDTPVFLLHLYDRALLNAAALRAVGYTRDTPEPPGGEIVRDANGNPLGLLLAKPNATILYSTLALGPKLPFDYQLNSTRHFMRELNRLGVTGVIDAGGGSQNYPDDYRVIEQLDKDGLITVRLAYNLFTQKPKKEKEDFLQWTQSVRYKQGNDYFRHNGAGEMLVYSAADFEDFRQPRPDMPPNMEGELEEVVRILVQNRWPWRLHATYDETISRALDVFEKVHQESPINGLNWFFDHAETISDRSIDRIAALGGGVAVQHRMAYQGEYFIERYGARAAEATPPIKKILEKGVKVSAGTDATRVASYNPWVSLSWMVTGKTVGGTPMYPQRNLLDRETALRMWTENVAWFSNEVDQRGRIQVGHFADLIVPDKDYFQVAEDEISFLVSDMTVVGGRVVYGAGNFQQHDDNPVPPAMPDWSPVRRYGGFAAWGDPEGAGQNSLNPARYRQMAAACGCGTSCGMHGHQHANSWASDVPTSDPKSFFGALGCSCWL
- a CDS encoding MFS transporter; amino-acid sequence: MNASISPSPTPPAASDSSFAPLRQKLFAVLWVATVIGNTGSFVRDVASSWIMTDLSPSPTAVALVQAAASAPAFLLAIPAGVLSDILDRRKFLICIQLLLASVSIALMTLSALGMQTVFSLVAFTFLGGIGAALMGPTWQAIVPELVGKKDLKSAVALNSLGINISRAVGPALGGMVLAGLGASVAYGVDVISYVFVVAALLWWPRPKSGQDDLTERFAGAFRAGLRYARASHELHVVLLRAFLFFALASSVWALLPLVARQLLGGGAGFYGILLGAVGVGAIGGAFLLPKLRAQFSSDGLLLLSACVTAAVMAFLSTGPAQWAAAVALLLLGTAWITALTTLNGVAQAILPNWVRGRALAVYLTVFNGAMTFGSLAWGFTAKAIGVPYTLLAGAAGLLVMGLVAHRIKLPQGEADLVPSNHWPEPLTEAEVDHDRGPVMIQITYHVEHAQQAAFLKALARLSAERRRDGAYAWGVVQDAAAHNTLVEWFQVESWAEHLRQHQRVTHHDADVQADVLQYHSGSEPPVVKHYLAINHPAQGRI
- a CDS encoding VOC family protein, which encodes MFSHIMLGTNDLDAAKKFYDALLGTLGAKPGVLDRHRLFWRHAGGTFSMSQPINGEPATIGNGSTFGFAAESIEQANAAHAAGIAAGGVTCEDPPGWRGEGKGAMYLAYLRDPDGNKVCLLHRPPKA
- a CDS encoding sulfurtransferase, with translation MTYTTLITTAQLQALQAQGQPLMVFDCSFDLAQPAAGRQQYLQAHIPGAVFADLDQALSAKHGLPDRNGNVAVEQSGKPASGGRHPLPSRERFATWLSSVGFANGMQAVVYDRNGANYCGRLWWMLKWAGHDAVAVLDGGLQHWQAAGLPVAQGEEPNRFQSNFELHPPLRTLSTAADVLRDLGQPAVQTVIDARAPARYRGEVEPLDPVAGHIPGALNRPFTTNIAADGRFKPKDLLRAEFDELLQGRDPASVVHQCGSGVSALPNLIAMEVAGYAPTRLFAGSWSEWCSDTSRPVERG
- a CDS encoding DMT family transporter, coding for MQVLWMVMSTFLFSTMGVCIKYASDSFNTAEIVFYRGLMGMVILWALSSSQGVSLKTKHPLMHVWRSAVGVTSMGCWFYALTQIPLASAMTLNYMSSLWIAVIMLAGAAWTLRPSYQGQRQALNIPLVITIAIGFAGVVLMLQPSFAKDQTAPALIGLSSGLLSALAYMQLGALARIGEPESRTVFYFGLGSALMGLGGMVFMGVSDWPGWQQALWLLPIGVLAAGGQITLTKAYSSAKTRKGTLVAANLQYSGIVFASLYSIFLFGDHLGTAGWTGMVLITFCGIAASIFRARGATQPAPAPASAPGTDMPSSNH
- a CDS encoding aromatic ring-hydroxylating oxygenase subunit alpha — its product is MSDLSLQLQQAASQLPVSSYFDEALFQREMATIFQRGPRYVGHAISVPHVGDYYALPQENEGRALVRNANGKVELVSNICRHRQAIMLKGRGNLLEEGKGHAGGNIVCPLHRWTYSPGGELLGAPHFSHDPCLNLNNYPLQEWNGLLFEANGRDVHADLAGMQLKEQLSFEGFVLSHVEMHTCNYNWKTFIEVYLEDYHVGPFHPGLGNFVTCDDLTWEFAKEYSVQTVGVAPSFGNPGSDVYKKWHEVLLQYRNGQLPERGAIWLTYYPHIMVEWYPHVLTVSTLHPISPTQTMNVVEFYYPEEIAAFEPEFVEAQKAAYMETAIEDDEIGERMDAGRRALLARGDNEVGPYQSPMEDGMQHFHEWYRSTMGEHVPRS